The Agrobacterium vitis region AAAAAGCTCCGGCAGACACCAGAGCATCGTTCATTAAGTCCTGCATCGTTTGGTCCCCAACAATGCGCCCTACACGATCCCTTGCGAATCGCGATCAAGCAAAACGCACCTGCCGTCCGCGCAAGGAGCGTCCATCATGTCAGGCCGGTCTTCTGACTGGGCGTCATTTGATTGCCGCACCTTCCCGGTTCTCACCAGTGGCAAAAGCAGCAACCATCAACCTCACAGCGTTGGGCACGTTGCGGAATTTCACCGCATTCCCGATTCTCCCGCAAACATGCGGGCACCTGACAAAGGGCTGGTAATGGCAGACTGCGGCGATGCTTAGGCGACCGCCGGAAAATACCGCACATAGGCGAATTCCTGACCGTCCGGCGACCAGCTTGGCACATTGATCGTTCCCTGACCGCCAAACAGCTCGAACAGGGTTTCGACATTACCGCCGTCCATATCCATCAGGCGCATGCGGACATGGAGATCGCGCGGGTGGTCGAAAACATCGGCGTCATAGGAAATGAACACCACCTTGCGATTATTTGGGCATGGATGGGGAAACCAGTCACCCTGCCCGTCATCGGTCAGGCGCTGCACATCCGAGCCATCCGGGCGAATACGCCAGATCTGCATCGCGCCGCTGCGGCTGGAGTTGAAATAGATCCATTCCCCATCCGCCGACCAGTCCGGCCCATCATTGCGGCCTTCGCCATGGGTCAGGCGCAGTTCATCACTGCCGTCAACCGAGATTGTGTAGATGTCGAAGACCTGGTCACGGATACCGCAATAGCAGACCCGTTGGCCATCCGGCGACCAGCCATGCCAGTAGGAGGGCAGGTTCTTGGTGATCTGGTTCGGCATACCGCCTTCGGCAGGCAGAATGTAGAGGCAGGTTTTGCCATGCTCCACCTTATCGCAGATCGCGAGCCATTGGCCATCGGGCGAAAGACCG contains the following coding sequences:
- a CDS encoding TolB family protein, which codes for MRSSVEIYNIQTRQSRIVWQTERLVEAPNWSRDGACLILNDDGLMYRLPLVGQPVPEKIDTGFATRCNNDHGLSPDGQWLAICDKVEHGKTCLYILPAEGGMPNQITKNLPSYWHGWSPDGQRVCYCGIRDQVFDIYTISVDGSDELRLTHGEGRNDGPDWSADGEWIYFNSSRSGAMQIWRIRPDGSDVQRLTDDGQGDWFPHPCPNNRKVVFISYDADVFDHPRDLHVRMRLMDMDGGNVETLFELFGGQGTINVPSWSPDGQEFAYVRYFPAVA